The proteins below are encoded in one region of Thermococcus peptonophilus:
- a CDS encoding DUF58 domain-containing protein: protein MKPAEVLLSVAGVLLAGSIILVNPAAGVAGAAIIAYYSMARLSFSPRLEVLRRIPQRGTELEPLLTEVEAKNLSEASGYLVLRETSPDIFARPLKAKIRPREHKKLMHTLIPQKKGVLKPEAKAEFIDMTGLFRAEVPVSEEREITVFPSQRRIREALTTRKEPNAFAEARSALGLGLEVLDFDELREFLPGDDVRKIDWKASSRLNKLIVKVFKREALSEVYLLINVDPSFRREMRNRKTDYLTLIIAQTVAYFQKFGHIVGAITYDSHSVRKVLNDVGDPARALAHLEISPQPGRPQITPSPVGVRSEAARKILKIKSGTSTSGIEKAALRVPSNSYVLIIDDVGLHPGEIIAAVKILKRKGSNVAVLYPNPIRFLRKDEVSPDELEGLYSAYRARKELLRKMRTEVPVVELGPKDVFRKVVERL from the coding sequence ATGAAGCCCGCAGAAGTGCTGCTTTCCGTAGCGGGAGTCCTCCTGGCTGGATCGATAATACTGGTGAACCCCGCCGCCGGGGTGGCCGGAGCCGCGATAATCGCGTACTATTCAATGGCCAGGCTGAGCTTCAGCCCCAGGCTGGAGGTCCTGAGGAGAATCCCGCAGAGGGGAACCGAGCTTGAACCCCTGCTGACCGAGGTTGAGGCCAAAAACCTCTCGGAAGCTAGCGGATACCTTGTCCTCCGCGAGACCTCACCGGACATATTCGCACGACCCCTGAAGGCCAAGATAAGGCCTAGAGAACATAAGAAACTGATGCACACACTCATCCCCCAGAAGAAGGGCGTCCTAAAGCCGGAGGCAAAGGCGGAGTTCATTGACATGACAGGACTCTTCAGGGCGGAAGTCCCGGTCTCAGAGGAGAGGGAGATAACGGTGTTCCCCTCTCAGAGGAGAATAAGGGAAGCCCTGACGACCAGAAAAGAACCCAACGCCTTCGCAGAAGCGAGGAGTGCCCTGGGGCTGGGCCTTGAAGTTCTGGACTTCGACGAGCTGAGGGAGTTCCTCCCCGGGGACGACGTAAGGAAGATCGACTGGAAGGCGAGCTCAAGGCTGAACAAACTCATTGTCAAGGTCTTCAAGAGGGAGGCGTTATCGGAGGTCTACCTCCTCATAAACGTTGACCCCAGCTTCAGGAGGGAGATGAGGAACAGGAAAACCGACTACCTGACCCTGATAATCGCCCAGACAGTAGCCTACTTCCAGAAGTTCGGGCACATAGTTGGGGCGATAACCTACGACAGCCACTCGGTAAGAAAAGTCCTGAACGACGTCGGAGACCCTGCAAGGGCACTTGCCCACCTGGAGATATCACCGCAACCAGGAAGACCCCAGATAACCCCCTCCCCTGTGGGAGTACGCTCGGAGGCAGCGAGGAAAATTCTGAAGATAAAATCCGGAACTTCAACTTCGGGAATCGAGAAGGCCGCCCTGAGGGTGCCCTCAAACTCATACGTCCTGATAATAGACGACGTCGGCCTGCACCCGGGAGAGATAATAGCGGCCGTGAAAATCCTAAAAAGAAAGGGCTCAAACGTAGCGGTGCTCTACCCAAATCCCATACGCTTCCTGAGAAAGGACGAAGTCTCTCCCGATGAACTGGAAGGTCTGTACAGTGCCTACAGGGCGAGAAAGGAACTGTTGAGGAAGATGCGCACAGAAGTCCCCGTTGTAGAGCTTGGACCAAAGGACGTCTTCAGAAAGGTGGTGGAGAGACTATGA
- a CDS encoding AAA family ATPase — protein MIMEKIKKEVGKAIVGMEDIVELMTIALIAEGHILLEGVPGTAKTTLSKNFANTLGLKFTRIQMTPDILPADIMGHTFYDMRTGEFKLKKGPLFANVVLVDEINRASPKTQSALLEAMEEKQVTIEGITLKLPNPFIVLATRNPVEIEGVYELPTAQNDRFMMKIDVGYLPEELEKQMLKKKNLGEFKTARQVVSATELAKAKRDALKTYVSDEIIDYIYEILKETRTDERTLLGASPRAGEHLLYAAKVRAYLEGRNYVIPDDVKELALPVLAHRIVVKPEYEVEGISGKTVIMDILERIEVPTE, from the coding sequence GGAGGACATCGTAGAGCTCATGACGATAGCCCTCATAGCGGAGGGGCACATCCTCCTCGAGGGCGTCCCCGGAACAGCTAAGACGACCCTGAGCAAGAACTTCGCCAACACGCTCGGTCTGAAGTTCACGAGGATACAGATGACGCCCGATATTCTGCCCGCAGACATAATGGGACACACGTTCTATGACATGAGAACTGGAGAATTCAAGCTGAAGAAGGGGCCGCTCTTCGCCAACGTTGTCCTCGTGGATGAGATAAACAGGGCCTCTCCCAAGACCCAGTCGGCGCTCCTCGAGGCCATGGAGGAGAAGCAGGTCACCATAGAGGGCATCACCCTCAAGCTGCCCAACCCGTTCATAGTCCTCGCCACCAGAAACCCGGTCGAAATCGAAGGCGTCTACGAGCTCCCGACGGCCCAGAACGACAGGTTCATGATGAAGATAGACGTCGGGTACCTTCCCGAAGAACTGGAGAAGCAGATGCTCAAGAAGAAGAATCTCGGTGAGTTCAAGACCGCCAGGCAGGTGGTCAGCGCAACTGAGCTGGCAAAGGCAAAGAGAGACGCCCTGAAGACCTACGTCAGCGACGAAATCATAGACTACATCTACGAGATACTTAAGGAGACCAGAACCGACGAGCGCACTCTCCTCGGTGCGTCGCCGAGGGCAGGCGAACACCTACTCTACGCCGCAAAGGTGAGGGCATACCTGGAAGGGAGGAACTACGTCATTCCGGACGACGTGAAGGAGCTCGCACTCCCGGTGCTGGCCCACAGGATAGTGGTCAAGCCCGAATACGAGGTCGAGGGCATCAGCGGTAAGACCGTCATAATGGACATCCTCGAGAGGATAGAGGTGCCAACGGAATGA